A single genomic interval of Eurosta solidaginis isolate ZX-2024a chromosome 3, ASM4086904v1, whole genome shotgun sequence harbors:
- the Chrac-16 gene encoding chromatin accessibility complex 16kD protein has translation MENELPLSRIRTIMKSSLNTGQISNEVLFLMTKATEMFVQKLTKEAYAKVKDDKTLKYKHLSQYVQKEKNLEFLLQIVPAKIKVKDFKKILELEDVNSSSESEEERRGK, from the exons atggaAAATGAATTGCCATTAAGCCGTATTAGAACAATAATGAAAAGTTCTTTAAACACTGGTCAAATATCTAATGAAGTCCTTTTTCTAATGACTAAAGCTACT GAAATGTTTGTACAAAAGCTCACAAAGGAAGCATATGCAAAAGTTAAGGACGACAAAACGCTCAAATATAAACACTTATCACAGTACGTTCAAAAAGAAAAGAACTTAGAGTTCCTGTTGCAAATTGTGCCcgctaaaataaaagttaaagacTTCAAAAAAATTCTCGAACTAGAGGATGTGAATTCATCCTCTGAGAGTGAAGAAGAAAGGCGGGGCAAGTAA